One window of Cohnella hashimotonis genomic DNA carries:
- a CDS encoding AraC family transcriptional regulator, whose translation MRKFNPIPLFKDRSTSLFLRLLSGFLCIILLMSSLVLYFYSESKENVREQIVKYNTLMLQHTTESYEKHLDMVKRQMLVFLLSEKAQNLRAAPNYREIPLLQQEINGWTSDLQMYMNNIVFFTRSKDLIVEKGTSAPANSMFNVFYESEAYDAAFWEKQFDEDYSARVLPADVFRNHMFRSATTIVGELVPIVFKTKGSHDFLMIVFLDARKMFESFHQAAGDDFMVMDDTGRAIFRSAGQTPEIDPAGLRQASGGEYVSDGKYYFQSKGTLTGFTYVQRVPVERIASQTRMNITLIVATGFSIAAGIVISWLFATGINNPLQKVIGAIRGEAGSASFRSSIREFNIIRGQLQDKEKMHKQLAFLQQLKAIPSHGAPPPAAFKDEPFVIVLFHAMSRREEDDEQAYFRTWLSYMKVHMEDRLGRAFPESMTFHIEAYQILSLVYTSQREEIIIRLKQMEPLFEQDRAFGTVTVAVSSVYGNAGRIGAAYREAQDLVLERKLADRMQIVTARTAGAETIGFAPDQWKEFQSNLREGNEAQLTSLIKRVFAKWQGKEVPASAWLAFGEGLIGKIKSEASPLVIAPDRLQEIFTDVDRQLQRCITVSELEALLTRKTALAAQAFREKKQLRDPITTFVVEYVNQHLSEEIYLDTLAERLNLSGGYLSSYFKEKTGMNIVDFINETRIMKSASLLVDSKYKVQDVAEAVGYRNITSFNRMFKKYMGLTPSEFRRKPGAER comes from the coding sequence ATGAGAAAATTCAATCCGATCCCGCTGTTCAAAGACCGGTCCACTTCCTTGTTTTTGCGGCTTCTCTCGGGTTTCCTCTGCATTATCCTGCTGATGAGCTCCCTCGTGCTTTACTTTTATTCCGAATCCAAAGAAAACGTCCGCGAGCAGATCGTCAAATACAACACGCTGATGCTCCAGCACACGACGGAAAGCTACGAAAAGCATCTCGACATGGTCAAGCGCCAGATGCTCGTTTTTCTGCTCAGCGAGAAGGCGCAGAACCTGCGCGCGGCTCCCAATTACCGGGAGATTCCGCTTCTGCAGCAGGAGATCAACGGATGGACCTCGGACCTGCAGATGTATATGAACAATATCGTTTTTTTCACCCGGTCCAAAGATTTGATCGTCGAAAAGGGAACGAGCGCGCCCGCGAATTCGATGTTTAACGTATTTTACGAGAGCGAGGCGTACGATGCCGCGTTCTGGGAAAAGCAGTTCGACGAGGATTACAGCGCTCGCGTGCTGCCGGCCGACGTTTTCCGCAACCATATGTTTCGCAGCGCGACCACGATCGTCGGAGAGCTCGTTCCGATCGTTTTCAAAACCAAGGGCAGCCATGACTTTTTAATGATCGTCTTTCTGGACGCCCGGAAAATGTTCGAATCCTTTCACCAGGCCGCGGGCGACGATTTTATGGTGATGGACGATACGGGCCGCGCGATCTTCCGGAGCGCAGGCCAAACGCCGGAGATCGACCCCGCCGGGCTGCGCCAGGCGAGCGGAGGCGAGTACGTCTCGGACGGCAAGTACTATTTTCAGTCGAAAGGAACCCTGACCGGCTTCACTTACGTTCAGCGCGTGCCCGTCGAGCGGATCGCCTCGCAGACCCGCATGAACATCACGCTTATCGTCGCGACCGGCTTCTCGATCGCCGCCGGCATCGTCATCTCCTGGCTGTTCGCGACCGGCATCAACAACCCGCTCCAGAAGGTGATCGGCGCCATCCGCGGCGAGGCCGGCAGCGCGTCGTTCCGGTCGTCGATCCGGGAGTTCAACATTATTCGCGGCCAGCTCCAGGACAAGGAAAAAATGCATAAACAGCTCGCGTTCCTGCAGCAGCTTAAAGCGATCCCCAGTCACGGCGCCCCGCCGCCCGCCGCCTTCAAGGACGAGCCGTTCGTCATCGTGCTGTTCCACGCGATGAGCAGGCGGGAGGAAGACGACGAGCAGGCGTATTTCCGGACGTGGCTCAGTTATATGAAGGTACATATGGAAGACCGGCTCGGCCGGGCCTTTCCCGAATCGATGACCTTCCACATCGAGGCCTATCAAATCTTAAGTCTCGTCTACACGAGCCAGCGCGAGGAAATCATCATTCGCCTGAAGCAAATGGAGCCGCTCTTCGAGCAGGATCGGGCGTTCGGCACGGTGACGGTCGCCGTCTCCTCCGTATACGGCAACGCGGGCCGGATCGGCGCCGCCTACCGGGAAGCGCAGGACCTCGTGCTCGAGCGCAAGCTGGCCGATCGGATGCAGATCGTGACCGCACGTACGGCCGGAGCGGAAACGATCGGGTTCGCGCCCGACCAATGGAAGGAATTCCAGTCGAACCTGCGCGAAGGCAACGAGGCGCAGCTGACCAGCCTGATCAAGCGAGTTTTCGCCAAATGGCAGGGGAAAGAAGTGCCCGCGTCCGCCTGGCTGGCGTTCGGCGAGGGGCTGATCGGCAAGATCAAGAGCGAGGCCAGTCCGCTCGTCATCGCGCCGGACCGGCTGCAGGAGATTTTCACGGACGTCGACCGTCAGCTGCAGCGCTGCATTACGGTATCCGAGCTGGAGGCGCTGCTGACGCGCAAGACGGCGCTCGCCGCGCAGGCGTTCCGGGAGAAAAAGCAGCTGCGCGACCCGATCACGACGTTTGTCGTCGAATACGTCAACCAGCATTTGTCCGAAGAAATCTACCTGGATACGCTGGCCGAGCGGCTCAACCTGAGCGGCGGCTACCTGTCCTCCTATTTCAAAGAAAAGACGGGAATGAACATCGTCGACTTTATCAACGAAACCCGGATCATGAAGTCGGCGAGCCTGCTGGTGGACAGCAAGTACAAGGTGCAGGACGTGGCCGAAGCCGTCGGCTACCGCAACATTACCTCCTTCAACCGCATGTTCAAAA